ATGGACATGACCTTGCCGCTGGTGAGCGCGAGGTCTTCTTCGAGCGCGGGGGCCGGGCCGTCGGCGAGGACGATCGCGGTGCCGAACACGGGGGTGACGCCGAGGGCGACAATCAGGGCGGTCTGCTTCAACATGATGGGTGCCTTTCGTAGTAGGGCCAGGGTTCCTGGCCCCGGGTGAGTTCGTCCCTCCGGTGGCGCCACGCACGGTGCCAGCGGGGGCCGATACCGTCTTGCCCGGGCGAGAGCGCTCCAGACGGCATCGCTTCTTTCAACACGAGACAGCATAGAACCCGCCGATGAAGCGGCCCTAAAGACGGGATTAAGGTCCGCTAATACCGTTGGGTTACGCTAAGAATCCGCGTTTTGGCCCGGCAATTCCGCGCTGAGCGTGACGGTGAATCGGCAGCCGGCGGGCGCGAGGTTCTCGACGCTGAGTCGGCCGCCGTGGAGCTCGGCGACGGTGCGCGCGATGGAGAGCCCGAGCCCGTGCCCGCGGGCGCTGTCGCTCGCGCGGGCCTGGGCGAAGCGGTCGAAGATCCGGCCGATCGCCTCGGGCGGGATGCCCGGGCCGCGGTCTTCGACGTGGACCGTAATGAAGTCCGCGCTGTGCGCCGCCGACACGCGCACGACCCCGCCGGCTTTGGGCGAATACGAGATCGCGTTGCGGATCAGGTTCGAGACCATGGCTGTGACGAGCTCGGCGTCGCCGAAGAAGAGCGCTTCGTCGTCGGCCGCGCTGACGTCGGCGTCGGCATGTGCTTCGTCGCTATGCGTTTCGTCGGTGCGGTCGACGCCCAGCGACAGCTCAAGCAGCACGCCCGCCTCGCGCGCCACCGGCTGGCACGCGCCGACCGCCGCGACCACCGCGTCGTACGCCGAGGACTCCTCGGCCTGAGCCATATCCCCCGTCGCCTCGGCCCGCGCCAGCGCGAGCATACTCTCCACCAGCCGGCTCAGGTGCCGCGCCTCCTCACCCACGCTCCCGGCAAACTCGCGCGCATCCATCGACAGGTCCTTGCGGATCTGCACGACCTGCGCCTCGCTCGACAGCACCGATAGCGGCGTCTTGAGCTCGTGCGACACGTCCTGGATAAACCGCTCGCGCGCACGAAGGCCGTCCGCAACGCGCGCGAGCAGGCGGTTGAGGTCGTCCGCCAAGCGGCGCACCTCCGGGTCGGGCGTCGGCGGGACGATCGGCCGCTCACCGAGATCGTCCAAGCCCACCGCGCGCACCGCGTCGGCGATCTGGCCCAGCCGTGACATCGCACGCCCCGCCGCCAACCACGACGCCACCGCCGCCGCGAGCAGCGCCACCAGCAGCCCCGACCACGCCAGGCGATTCATCAGGTCCAGCGGCTCACGCACCGGCCCCAGGTCCGACGCCACCTGCACGACAAACGGCTCAACGCCCGGCGACTCATGCCGCATCGTCGCCATCCGAAACGACTCCGCCGGCTCACCCGTCGTCCACTCGACCGCCGCCGTCTCTAAGAGCGGCTCGCCCTCGATCCATTCCGTGCCCGGCGTGCTCAACGGCAGGTCGCGCCCCTCCAGACTCTCGGACCGCGCGATCGGGTCGCCCGCCTCCGACCGAACCTGCACGTGGAAACCACGGAAGTACACCGTGCGCGACTCGGCCTGCGCCGCAGCGCCCAGCGATTCCTCAGTAAACGGGTCCCCGCTCTGCACCAGCGCCGCAACCATCTGCCGCGCGCGGTCCTGCAGCTCGCGATCGAGCTCGCGCCGCACCGACGACTGCGCGACACCCAAACCGACCACCACGACCGCCGTAAACACCAGGCCAAACACCAGCAGGTACGCCGCCGTAAGCTGGAAGCGCAGCGAACGCAGATAGGCGCCCACGGCCAATGCTACGCCCCGCCTTCCATCGGCGAACCGAACCGATACCCCGCGCCCACCACCGTGTGGATCAGCCGGGTCCCGAACGGCTTATCGACCTTCTTGCGCAGGGCCGACACGTACACATCGATCACGTTGCTGAACGGGTCGAGGTTCATATCCCACACATGCGCGCCGATGTCCGCGCGGGTCAGCACGCGGTCGGGGTTGCGCATGAAGTATTCGAGCAGCGCGAACTGCTTCTGTGTCAGCTTGATCGCCTGGCCGTCGCGCGCGGCGACGCGCTTGCCCAGGTGCAGCTCGAGCCCGTCGCGCCGCAGCACCGCCGCGTCGACATCCGTGCTCCGCCGCATCAACGCCCGCAGCCGCGCTGCGAGCTCCTCAAACTCGAACGGCTTCACAAGGTAGTCGTCCCCGCCCGCGTCGAGCCCATCGACCTTGTCGCGCGTGCCCGACAACGCCGTCAGCATCAGCACCGGCGACTTGACCCCCCGCCGACGCAGGTTCCGACACACCGCCAGCCCGTCCTGTCCGGGCAGCATCACGTCCAGCACGATCGCGTCATACGGCTCGGCCGCGGCGAGCTCCTCGCCCTCGTGCCCATTATCGCACGCATCCACCACAAACCCGTGCTCCTCAAGCCCCCGCTTGAGCGCCGCGTTCATCTTCGGACTGTCTTCAACCACTAAGACTCGCATGCGGGCATTGTACCCCGCAATCACCGCCCCAAGCCGTATCTGAGCGCAGCGAAGGTGCGGATCAACCCCCAGGGCAACCCCCCGCTACAGCCCCTACAGGTCCGACCCCCCCGCGGCCTTGGCGTCTTCCTCGTGGCCCGCGAACAGGTCCACGGGCTTGTACCCGCCGATGCTGCGGAAGTACAGCGCGATGATGGCAAAACTGATGACAAGGATCGCCGGGAAGATGGCCGCAAACTTCAGCACGTAGCGCCCCGCGTCGGTCTGCAACTCGCCGTGCGTCGCGAGCACCTCGTTGTAGGCCGCGATGCCGTCCCGGCTTTCCTGGGGCAACGCATCCTGCAACGCCGCCTGCGCAGCTTCATCATCCTGCGCCGCGTTCGCGGCGAGCTGGTAGGCCTTGACCGCCTCCAGGTCTTCGAGCGAGATGTCCAGCTCGGCCAGCTGCTCGTCAAAGCCCTCGCCCGACGCCTGATCGGCGAGGCCCAGCTTCATCTCATCGACGGCGGTCGAAAGCTCCTCGTTGCCCGCAACGATCGGCCCAAGGCCCGCGAGGATGGCTTCGCCTTCGCCCGCCACCTGCTGGGCACCGAACCATGCGAACCGGCCGGGGTCGATCACGTCGTTGGTCATCCAAAGGAACGGCGCCTCCACGGTGGCGACCTCCGCGGCCTGCGGGATCTCTTCCTGGCTTTCGCTATAAACCGACTTGTCACTCGCCACGCCCAGGATCGGGTTGCCGATCATGCCCAGCGACAACAGCGCCAGTGCGGAGACGAGGTTGAGGGTCAGCGCCCCGCCCTTGGGGTAGCGCTCCGACACGAAGCCGAGGATGCAGGGCCAGTAGTAGGTCTGCCCGATGGCGTAGATCAGGAACGCGACGAAGATGGCGATGCCGGTCGCGTTCGAGCCGAGCCAGTAGAGCCCGACGGCCGAGAGCACGCCGCTGGTCGCCATGAGCATGGGGGGGTTGAAGACCTTGAGCACGCCACCTGCAAACGTCCGCAGCAGGAACATCACACCCGCCGAGAACACGATGGCCCAGGCGGCGTTGATTTCATAACCCGCGAGGACCGGGGTCATGAGGGGCTTGATCCAGTTGTCCGTCGAGAGCTCGGCCGTCGCGACCGGGATCATCAGCAGACAGAGCAGGAAGAACAGCGGCTTGCCCAGTGATTTGACATAGATGCCAAACGCGCCGCCGATCGCCAGCCCCGCGATCAGACTGCCGAAGAACCACGTCTGCGCGTCGGGCAACGCGAAGAGCCCGAAGATGCCCGAGAGCACGCCGCCGATCTGGTAGACGAGCATGAACGCGGCCAGGGACATGCCCATGAAGCCGACTTCCTTGAGCATATCCATGAACGGGATGCCCGCCTGCACGCGCTCATCGACGGGGAACTTGCAGGGGATGTACATCAGGCCGTAGATCACGGCGGGGACGCAGATCCACAGCGCGTGGGTCCGCCAGTCCAGGCCGACGATCCAGTCGCTGCCCAGGATCACGAGCGTGCCGAACACCAGCCCCGCGGGCCAGGAGGCGTGGAGGATCGTCAGCATCTTCGTCTTGTTTTTCGGATAGACCGCGGCGCAGGCGGGGTTGATGACCGCCTCGATGATGCCGTGGCCCAGCCCCGCGAGGATCGCCGAGGCCAGCAGCATCTCGTAGCTGTTCGCCATGGCGGTCCCGACGCCCGACCCGATCTGGAGGGCGGCCGCGAACAGCATGGGGACCTTGTAGCCGGTCTTATCGACGACCAGACTGAAGAGGATCATCGTGATGGCGATGGGCCAGAAGCACGACCCGGCGATGTTGCCGATCTGCTGGCCGGTCAGCTCGAACTCGGCACCGTAGCCCTCCACCATCTTCGCGATGCGGAACGCGAAACCCACACCCGCGGCCGCGAGGGACAAGAAGCTCGCCCAGAACAGCAGCTTCTTCTGGACATCGGACAGGGACTGTTCCATGAGCGGGCTCCGGTTTGTCGGCGGATGTGAGGGTGGCGCGGGCCGATGTACTGACCGCGAATCGTGCGCAACACACGCCAGGCACGAAAGCCAAAGCGGCGAATCGCTACAATCGGCGAGCCAGAATCTAGACACAGACCGTTGCGCTGTCAAAAAACGACGGCCAGGTCATCGACACGACGCCTACCCCTGTACGGGAATCGGTAGGACACCCACCGGACAACGCGTAAGTGTTTCCCCGGCCGAGCGTCCGGATCACTCAAAGCAAACCCAGGAACCCCCCATGCCCAAGCGCGACCCCTACGCCCCCTCGCCCGACGACCGATTCACCTTCGGCCTCTGGACCGTCGGCAACCCCGGGGCCGACCCCTTCGGCGGGCCGACGCGCGGCCGATACACGCCCGCCGAGATCGTCGACCTCCTGGGCGAAATCGGCGGGGTGTACGGCGTCAACTTCCACGACAACGACATGATCCCCATCGACGCCAACGAAGCGGAAGCCAACCAGATCAAGAAGGACTTCCGCGCCGCGCTCCGACGCAACAAACTCAAGGCCCCGATGGCGACGACCAACCTGTTCTCCGACCCCGTCTTCAAGGACGGTGCGTTTACGAGCAACGACGCCGAGGTCCGCGCCTACGCGATCCAGAAAACGATGAAGGCGATGCTGCTGGGCAAGGAGTTCGGCGCAAAAACCTATGTCTTCTGGGGCGGACGGGAGGGCACGGAGAGCGACGCGACCAAGGACCCGGTCGTCGCCGTCAAGCGGTTCCGCGAGTGCATCAATTACCTCTGCGCATTTAGCAAGGCCGAAAAGCTCAACTACAAGTTCGCCTTCGAGGCCAAGCCCAACGAGCCGCGTGGCCACATGTACATGGCCACGACAGGCAACTACCTCGCCTTCATCGAAACCCTCGACGACCCCAAGATGTGTGGCGTCAACCCCGAGTTCGCCCACGAGACCATGGCCGGGCTCAACTTCGTCCACCACGTCGCCCAGGCGCTCGAGGCCGGCAAGCTCTTCCACATCGACCTCAACGACCAGGAGATGGGCCGCTACGACCAGGACTTCCGCTTCGCGTCCGTCAGCTACAAGTCGGCGTTCTTCCTGTGCAAGCTGCTGTGCGATTACAACTACAAAGGCATGAAGCACTTCGACAGCCACGCCTACCGCCAGGCCGACCGCGACGAGGTCAAGGCCTTCGCCGCCGGCTCGATGCGCTCGTGGAAGATCCTCGAAGCCAAGGTCGCGAAGTTCAACAAGGACCGCACCATCCAGTCGCTCATCAAACAGATCAACCGCGGCGAAAAAGCCGCTGCGCCGAAACTCGCGAAGCGCTACAGCAAACAGAACGCGAAGAAGCTGATGGAAATGTCGCTGGATAAGGACAAGCTCGCGAAACGCAAGCTCCCCTACGAGACGCTGGACCAGCTCACGATGGAACTGCTGTTAGGCGTCAGATAACCCACGCCGAGGGCTGAGTCCGCGAAGCCCCGGATTGCCCCCGGATTGAGCGAAAAACATACCGGATTCACAGCAGCCCCTGCTACAATCCACCGATGTACCGGGATACCCGCGAGGTCTACTGCGAAGCGTGCGGCTACAACCTGCGCGACCAGTACAGCGGCGATTGCCCCGAATGCGGCAACGCCTACGACCGTGGAAAAGGCACGGGCTACCGGGATACCCCGTTCGATCCGATCGGGCAGTGGCTGCTCAGGAACGGTCGATTATTCGGCGCGGTTTTCTACATCACACTTTTTACAGTCTTCGCGGTTCTCTACGCAATATCGCGTGAACGCCAACACCTCTTCTGGGCCATCGCGATGGCGGCGCTCGGGTTCGGCGACATGCTGCTCTATTTCCTCCGGTCACACAAGCAAAAGGGCTGATCATGACACGCGCTCGGCTACTCGCCCTCCTCATGGCCGCGACCTGCCTCGTATTCGCAAACCCATCAATCGCCGGCCCCGCGCAAACGCAGGTGGGCGAGCCCTTCCCCGACCTGGTCTTCCCCACCGTCGATGGCGAATCGGCCGTCCGGTTGTCCGACCACCAGGGCAAGCGGGTCCTCCTCATCGAGTTCGCCTCGTGGTGAGCGGGCTGCAGACGACGCACGCCCGGGTGGCGTGACATGACCCAGCCCTACATCGACGCCGGCGAACTGGTCGTCATCGGCCTCGTCCAGGAACAACACCCCGAACGCGCCCAGCTCTATGCCCAGTGGCGCGAGCTCGACTGGCCGATCCTCTGGGACCCGTTCAACACCACCGGCGCGACGGCCGTGCCCAACGCCTACCTCATCGACGAGCACGGCATCCTGCAAGGCAAGCGGCTGAACGAGGACTCGCTCGCGGCGTTTATGGCGGCGGCGTTTGAGGCGCCGGCGATAGAGCCAATAGCAGCGGCTTCAGCAGACGGACTGGTCAGACCCTCTATACGAAACATGAGCGAAGATGAAGCGTATTACTGGAATGCCATCAGCAATATGAACTGGAGCGTTACTGGCAGGCAACCCGTTGCGGGAGGTCTAGGCAGCGGAAGTCGTCGCAACATGCAGATTCCGGCCATCAGTGATGCAATCGCCGAGGCACTCAACTACCCCGAAGAAGAACGCCGGCGTGCCTATGAGTACTTCCGCCTCGGCGTCCTCTACCGCATGCGTCACGACTCGGAACACCGCCAAGGTGGTGACTTCCAAGCGGCCATTGACGCGTGGGAACACGCGCTCGAACTCGACCCCAACCAATACATCTGGCGACGCCGCATCCAGCAGTACGGGCCGATGTCGGACAAGCCGTACCCGTTCTACGACTGGGTCGCCACCGCGCAGCGCGAGATCACCGAGCGGGGCGAGGTGCCGGTCGCCATCCCGCAGGCGCTGACACAGGCGGAGCTGGGCACCGAGGGCTCCGCGCTCGTGCCCGAAGGTGAGCCCGTCAACCCCGACCCCGATGGCCGTATCACCGCCGACGACACCGGCATCATCACGGTCACCGCCGCCTCGACGCCCGACACCCAGACCCCCGGCAGCCGGCGTGTGTTAGTCGAGTTCGCCACGAGCAATGCAGGGCATTGGAACAACGAGGCCGAGCCGTTGACCGTGTGGATCAACGCGGACGACTTGCCCGACGGCTGGTCGGTCGAGTCGCCGCTGCTCATCCACGCCCCCGGCCACGCGGTCGAGCAGGCCAGCTCCGACGAGCCCCGCATCATCGACTTCGGCCTCACCCACCCCGCCGACGCGGCGGGCGCGTTCACCCTCACCGGCTACGCGCTCTACAACGTCTGCGAAGCCGACGACCTGGGCCGATGCCTCTACCGCCGGCAGGCGTTCGAGGTGGTGATCGAGCTGGAGTGATCCCTGAAAGTAGGACAGGCATTCCTGCCGGTCATTCGGCGAAGCCGAACGATACCGACAACACACCTGGCCTTCGGCCAGTGACAGGCAGGAATGCCTGTCCTACGGCCCACTACAATCCCCCCATGCCCATCCGCCCCGCGACGACCGACGACGCCGACGCCATCGCCGCGATCTACAACGACGCGATCGCGAACACCACGGCCGTGATGTACCACACCCCGCAGCCCGCATCGCTCTGGCATGACAAGCTCGCCGCCGAGCGCCCCGCACGCCACCCGTTCCTGGTGTCACTCGCGCAAGAGGCCGGCCGCGAATCCATCGCGGGCTTCGCCAAGCTCGACGCCTTCGACCCGCGCTGCGGGTACGACGACGTCGCCGACGTCGCGCTCTACATCGGCCCCGATCACCGCGGCCAGGGCCACGGCCGAGCCCTCCTCGCCGCGC
The sequence above is a segment of the Phycisphaeraceae bacterium D3-23 genome. Coding sequences within it:
- a CDS encoding HAMP domain-containing sensor histidine kinase, which codes for MGAYLRSLRFQLTAAYLLVFGLVFTAVVVVGLGVAQSSVRRELDRELQDRARQMVAALVQSGDPFTEESLGAAAQAESRTVYFRGFHVQVRSEAGDPIARSESLEGRDLPLSTPGTEWIEGEPLLETAAVEWTTGEPAESFRMATMRHESPGVEPFVVQVASDLGPVREPLDLMNRLAWSGLLVALLAAAVASWLAAGRAMSRLGQIADAVRAVGLDDLGERPIVPPTPDPEVRRLADDLNRLLARVADGLRARERFIQDVSHELKTPLSVLSSEAQVVQIRKDLSMDAREFAGSVGEEARHLSRLVESMLALARAEATGDMAQAEESSAYDAVVAAVGACQPVAREAGVLLELSLGVDRTDETHSDEAHADADVSAADDEALFFGDAELVTAMVSNLIRNAISYSPKAGGVVRVSAAHSADFITVHVEDRGPGIPPEAIGRIFDRFAQARASDSARGHGLGLSIARTVAELHGGRLSVENLAPAGCRFTVTLSAELPGQNADS
- a CDS encoding response regulator transcription factor, with amino-acid sequence MRVLVVEDSPKMNAALKRGLEEHGFVVDACDNGHEGEELAAAEPYDAIVLDVMLPGQDGLAVCRNLRRRGVKSPVLMLTALSGTRDKVDGLDAGGDDYLVKPFEFEELAARLRALMRRSTDVDAAVLRRDGLELHLGKRVAARDGQAIKLTQKQFALLEYFMRNPDRVLTRADIGAHVWDMNLDPFSNVIDVYVSALRKKVDKPFGTRLIHTVVGAGYRFGSPMEGGA
- a CDS encoding MFS transporter; the protein is MEQSLSDVQKKLLFWASFLSLAAAGVGFAFRIAKMVEGYGAEFELTGQQIGNIAGSCFWPIAITMILFSLVVDKTGYKVPMLFAAALQIGSGVGTAMANSYEMLLASAILAGLGHGIIEAVINPACAAVYPKNKTKMLTILHASWPAGLVFGTLVILGSDWIVGLDWRTHALWICVPAVIYGLMYIPCKFPVDERVQAGIPFMDMLKEVGFMGMSLAAFMLVYQIGGVLSGIFGLFALPDAQTWFFGSLIAGLAIGGAFGIYVKSLGKPLFFLLCLLMIPVATAELSTDNWIKPLMTPVLAGYEINAAWAIVFSAGVMFLLRTFAGGVLKVFNPPMLMATSGVLSAVGLYWLGSNATGIAIFVAFLIYAIGQTYYWPCILGFVSERYPKGGALTLNLVSALALLSLGMIGNPILGVASDKSVYSESQEEIPQAAEVATVEAPFLWMTNDVIDPGRFAWFGAQQVAGEGEAILAGLGPIVAGNEELSTAVDEMKLGLADQASGEGFDEQLAELDISLEDLEAVKAYQLAANAAQDDEAAQAALQDALPQESRDGIAAYNEVLATHGELQTDAGRYVLKFAAIFPAILVISFAIIALYFRSIGGYKPVDLFAGHEEDAKAAGGSDL
- the xylA gene encoding xylose isomerase; the protein is MPKRDPYAPSPDDRFTFGLWTVGNPGADPFGGPTRGRYTPAEIVDLLGEIGGVYGVNFHDNDMIPIDANEAEANQIKKDFRAALRRNKLKAPMATTNLFSDPVFKDGAFTSNDAEVRAYAIQKTMKAMLLGKEFGAKTYVFWGGREGTESDATKDPVVAVKRFRECINYLCAFSKAEKLNYKFAFEAKPNEPRGHMYMATTGNYLAFIETLDDPKMCGVNPEFAHETMAGLNFVHHVAQALEAGKLFHIDLNDQEMGRYDQDFRFASVSYKSAFFLCKLLCDYNYKGMKHFDSHAYRQADRDEVKAFAAGSMRSWKILEAKVAKFNKDRTIQSLIKQINRGEKAAAPKLAKRYSKQNAKKLMEMSLDKDKLAKRKLPYETLDQLTMELLLGVR
- a CDS encoding GNAT family N-acetyltransferase, whose amino-acid sequence is MPIRPATTDDADAIAAIYNDAIANTTAVMYHTPQPASLWHDKLAAERPARHPFLVSLAQEAGRESIAGFAKLDAFDPRCGYDDVADVALYIGPDHRGQGHGRALLAALIDAGQAAGLHSILARITADNAASIHLHESLGFKLVGTYRALGHKFGQRHDVSEFQLVLA